In Mastomys coucha isolate ucsf_1 unplaced genomic scaffold, UCSF_Mcou_1 pScaffold5, whole genome shotgun sequence, one genomic interval encodes:
- the Srrm2 gene encoding serine/arginine repetitive matrix protein 2 isoform X1, giving the protein MYNGIGLPTPRGSGTNGYVQRNLSLVRGRRGERPDYKGEEELRRLEAALVKRPNPDILDHERKRRVELRCLELEEMMEEQGYEEQQIQEKVATFRLMLLEKDVNPGGKEETPGQRPVVTETHQLAELNEKKNERLRAAFGISDSYVDGSSFDPQRRAREAKQMAPEPPKPYSLVRETSSSRSPTPKQKKKKKKKDRGRRSESSSPRRERKKSSKKKKHRSESESKKRKHRSPTPKSKRKSKDKKRKRSRSTTPAPKSRRAHRSTSADSASSSDTSRSRSRSAAAKIHTTALPGQSPPLASGHQGEGDAPSIEPGATNIQQPSSPAPSTKQSSSPYGDKDKKEKSAVRPSPSPERSSTGPELPAPTPLLVEQHDDSPRPLAAIPSSQEPVNPSSEASPTRGCSPPKSPEKPPQSSSSESCPPSPQPTKVSRHASSSPESLKPTPAPGSRREISSSPTSKNRSHGRAKRDKSHSHTPSHRAGRSRSPATKRGRSRSRTPTKRGHSRSRSPQWRRSRSAQRWGKSRSPQRRGRSRSPQRPGWSRSRNTQRRGRSRSARRGRSHSRSPATRGRSRSRTPSRRGRSRSRTPARRRSRSRTPTRRRSRSRTPARRGRSRSRTPARRRSRTRSPVRRRSRSRSQARRSGRSRSRTPARRSGRSRSRTPARRGRSRSRTPARRSGRSRSRTPARRGRSRSRTPARRRSRSRSLVRRGRSHSRTPQRRGRSGSSSERKNKSRTSQRRSRSNSSPEMKKSHVSSRRSRSLSSPRSKAKSLRRSLSGSSPCPKQKSQTPTRRSRSGSSPPKQKSKTPPRQSHSNSPQLKVKSGTPPRPGSVTNMQADECTATPQRQSRSESSPDGEVRSRTPSRQSCSGCSPRVKSSTPPKQSPCRSSSPQPKVKAVISPRRRSHSSSSSPSPSRVTSRTPQRKSRSVSPCPKVDSRHSHSRSSSPDTKMELGTPLRHSGSTSPYPKSMLQTPPDQHLSGSKSPCLQKSRDSPTGSSGSFPLCPGVIPSSILPGESCFSSFVQQKGHTQTWPDTSSPEVIPTHVESPLLQNKSQTSPKGSLSRSSSPVTELTARSPVKQDKSEISTEPKLKSGMSPEQNKTNPDSSLHPLVDSKSLLGQSRLEPSDLRERLGLIQEDVASSCIPRDKFSPTQDRPESSTVLKDTPGVLLKERSGVGSPPGTRDQKTLLPNSSQDELMEVEKSEQPLSQVLPSLSPEHKEMPASNFESSPEIEERPAVLSALDQSQSQPTKAAENPAVASCWGGPQVSPEHKELSHSPPRENSFESSLEFRNSGPVSEVNTGFSPEVKEELNGPSLNQTEADPSLDVKEQSTRSSRRSSSELSPEVVEKVGMFSSQSVSSPVLETVQQRTPSRERSSSVSSPELKDGLPRTPSRRSRSGSSPGLRDGSGTPSRHSLSGSSPGIKDTPQTPSRGQSECDSSPEPKALPQTPRARSHSPLSPERNNKSVTPQRERSGSESSVEQKTVARISPGQRSRSGSSQELDGKPSASPQERSESDSSPDSKPKTRTPLRQRSHSGSSPEVDSKSRHSPRLSRSGSSPEMKDKPRVLQRAQSGTDSSPEHKIPAPRALPRRSRSGSSSKERGPSPEGSSSSESSPEHAPKSRTARRGSRSSIEPKTKSRTPPRRRSSRSSPELTRKARVSRRSRSASSSPETRSRTPPRRRRSPSVSSPEPTEKSRSSRRRRSVSSPRTKTTSRRGRSPSPKPRGLQRSRSRSRREKTRTTRRRDRSGSSQSTSRRRQRSRSRSRVTRRRRGGSGYHSRSPTRQESSRTSSRRRRGRSRTPLTSRKRSRSRTSPAPWKRSRSRASPATHRRSRSRTPLISRRRSRSRTSPVSRRRSRSVNRRRSRSRASPVSRRRSRSRTPPVTRRRSRSRTPTTRRRSRSRTPPVTRRRSRSRTPPVTRRRSRSRTSPVTRRRSRSRTSPVTRRRSRSRTSPVTRRRSRSRTSPVTRRRSRSRTPPAIRRRSRSRTPLLPRKRSRSRSPLAIRRRSRSRTPRAARGKRSLTRSPPAIRRRSASGSSSDRSRSATPPATRNHSGSRTPPVALSSSRMSCFSRPSMSPTPLDRCRSPGMLEPLGSARTPMSVLQQAGGSMMDGPGPRIPDHPRSSVPENHAQSRIALALTAISLGTARPPPSMSAAGLAARMSQVPAPVPLMSLRTAPAANLASRIPAASAAAMNLASARTSAMPASVNLADSRTPAAAAAMNLASPRTAVAPSAVNLADPRTPAASAVNLAGARTPAALAALSLSGSGTPPTAANYPSSSRTPQAPTPANLVGPRSAHGTAPVNIAGSRAPAALAPTNLSGSRMAPALSGANLTSPRVPLSAYERVSGRTSPLLLDRARSRTPPSAPSQSRMTSERERAPSPASRMVQASSQSLLPPAQDRPRSPVPSAFSDQSRSVAQTTPVAGSQSLSSGTVAKSTSSASDHNGMLSGPAPGVSHAEGGEPPASTGAQQPSALAALQPAKERRSSSSSSSSSSSSSSSSSSSSSSSSSGSSSSDSEGSSLPAQPEVALKRVPSPTPVPKEAVREGRPQEPTPAKRKRRSSSSSSSSSSSSSSSSSSSSSSSSSSSSSSSSSSSSSSSSSSPSPAKPGPQALPKPASPKKPPPGERRSRSPRKPIDSLRDSRSLSYSPVERRQPSPQPSPRDQQSSERVSWRGQRGDSHSPGHKRRKETPSPRSNRHRSSRSP; this is encoded by the exons ATGTACAACGGGATCGGGCTGCCGACGCCCCGGGGCAGCGGCACCAACGGCTACGTTCAGCGCAACCTGTCCCTGGTGCGGGGCCGCCGCGGTGAGCGGCCTGACTACAAGGGAGAGGAGGAACTGCGGCGCCTGGAGGCTGCCCTGGTGAAGCGACCTAATCCTGACATCCTGGACCACGAGCGCAAGCGGCGCGTGGAGCTGCGATGCCTCGAGCTGGAGGAGATGATGGAAGAGCAGGG GTACGAAGAACAGCAAATTCAGGAAAAAGTGGCGACCTTTCGACTAATGTTGCTGGAAAAGGATGTGAACCCTGGGGGCAAGGAAGAAACCCCAGGGCAGAGGCCAGT GGTAACTGAGACCCATCAGTTGGCAGAATTGAATGAGAAGAAGAATGAACGACTCCGTGCTGCCTTTGGCATCAGTGATTCTTATGTGGATGGCAGTTCTTTTGATCCTCAACGTCGTGCTCGAGAAGCTAAGCAAATGGCTCCTGAGCCTCCCAAACCATACAG CCTTGTTCGAGAGACCAGCAGTTCTCGATCACCAACTccaaagcaaaagaagaagaaaaagaagaaagatagaggACG CAGGTCAGAGAGCAGTTCTCCTCGAcgagagaggaagaagagttcaaagaagaagaagcacaG GTCAGAATCTGAGTCCAAGAAACGAAAACACAG gTCTCCTACTCCAAAGAGCAAGCGTAAATCAAAGGACAAGAAGAGAAAACG GTCTCGAAGTACAACCCCAGCTCCTAAGAGCCGTCGAGCTCATCGGTCAACTTCTGCtgactctgcttcttcctctgatACTTCTCGTAGTCG GTCTCGAAGTGCTGCTGCTAAAATTCATACAACAGCCTTGCCTGGGCAAAGTCCTCCCCTTGCTTCAGGGCATCAAGGGGAGGGAGATGCACCTTCTATTGAACCAGGTGCCACCAACATACAACAGCCTAGTAGCCCAGCTCCCTCTACAAAGCAATCTAGCAGTCCTTATGGAGACAAAGATAAGAAGGAG AAATCTGCAGTTCGACCTAGCCCCTCTCCGGAAAGGAGCAGCACAGGGCCAGAACTACCTGCCCCCACTCCGCTCCTTGTTGAGCAACATGATGACTCCCCACGACCCCTTGCAGCAATCCCGTCCAGTCAGGAGCCAGTTAACCCCTCATCTGAGGCTTCCCCAACCCGGGGCTGTTCACCACCTAAGTCTCCTGAGAAACCTCCCCAGTCGTCTTCCTCAGAGAGCTGCCCACCATCCCCTCAACCTACCAAAGTTTCTCGGCATGCCAGTTCTTCTCCTGAAAGTCTTAAACCCACACCAGCTCCTGGGTCCCGTCGAGAGATTTCTTCTTCACCCACATCTAAGAATCGCTCGCATGGCAGAGCAAAGCGGGATAAATCTCATTCTCATACCCCATCTCATAGAGCAGGCAGGTCTCGTAGTCCTGCCACTAAGAGGGGACGATCTCGATCTAGAACCCCCACCAAGAGGGGTCACTCCAGGTCCAGGTCCCCTCAGTGGCGAAGGTCACGATCTGCACAGAGGTGGGGAAAATCTAGAAGTCCCCAGAGGCGTGGCCGATCAAGGTCTCCTCAGAGGCCAGGCTGGTCCAGGAGCAGAAATACTCAGAGAAGAGGCAGGTCTAGGTCAGCAAGGCGAGGCAGATCACATTCTAGATCTCCAGCCACTAGGGGCAGATCCCGGTCTAGAACACCATCTAGAAGGGGTAGGTCTCGGTCTAGAACCCCTGCCAGGCGGAGATCAAGATCCAGAACACCCACCAGGCGTAGGTCTCGGTCTAGAACACCAGCTCGCAGGGGCAGGTCTAGATCAAGAACGCCCGCTCGGCGCAGGTCTAGGACACGATCACCAGTTCGAAGGAGGTCTCGAAGTAGATCCCAAGCTAGGAGAAGTGGTAGGTCTAGGTCCAGAACACCAGCCAGGAGAAGTGGCAGGTCACGGTCTAGAACGCCAGCCAGGAGAGGTCGGTCACGGTCTAGAACGCCAGCCAGAAGAAGCGGTCGATCTCGGTCTAGAACACCAGCCAGGAGAGGGAGGTCACGGTCCAGGACACCAGCACGACGACGATCTCGAAGTAGAAGTCTTGTGAGACGTGGAAGATCTCACTCTAGAACACCACAGAGAAGAGGACGATCTGGCTCATCCTCAGAGAGGAAGAACAAATCTAGAACATCTCAGAGGAGAAGCAGATCCAACTCAAGCCCAGAAATGAAAAAATCTCATGTTTCCTCAAGACGGAGCAGGTCTCTTTCTTCACCACGATCCAAAGCAAAATCTTTAAGGAGAAGCCTTTCAGGTTCCTCTCCATGTCCTAAACAAAAGTCACAGACACCAACCAGGAGAAGTCGTTCTGGTTCTTCGCCACCTAAACAGAAGTCAAAAACACCACCAAGACAGAGTCACTCAAATTCTCCTCAGCTTAAAGTAAAATCTGGAACACCACCAAGACCAGGATCTGTAACAAACATGCAGGCTGATGAATGCACTGCAACACCACAGAGACAGAGCCGTTCTGAATCATCACCTGATGGTGAGGTAAGATCAAGGACCCCATCAAGACAAAGCTGCTCTGGGTGTTCTCCTCGAGTGAAATCTAGCACACCTCCAAAACAGAGCCCATGTAGGTCATCATCTCCACAACCTAAAGTGAAGGCAGTAATATCACCAAGACGAAGAAGCCATTCTAGCTCTTCTTCTCCAAGTCCTAGTAGAGTGACATCTAGGACACCTCAGAGGAAAAGCAGATCAGTATCTCCCTGCCCCAAGGTAGACTCTAGACACAGCCATTCCAGATCCTCCTCACCAGATACCAAAATGGAATTGGGAACACCACTGAGACACTCAGGTTCTACATCACCATATCCAAAAAGCATGCTCCAGACTCCACCAGATCAACATCTTTCTGGATCAAAGtcaccctgtctccaaaagtcTAGGGATTCACCAACAGGAAGCTCTGGATCTTTTCCCCTCTGTCCAGGTGTAATACCTAGTAGTAtattaccaggagagagctgtttTAGCTCATTTGTACAACAGAAAGGACACACTCAAACTTGGCCAGATACTTCAAGTCCAGAAGTCATACCGACTCACGTGGAATCTCCATTGCTGCAGAACAAATCTCAAACATCTCCTAAGGGTAGCCTTTCCAGATCTTCATCTCCAGTCACTGAGCTGACAGCCAGATCACCAGTAAAACAAGATAAAAGTGAAATATCAACAGAGCCAAAGCTGAAGTCAGGAATGTCTCCTGAGCAGAATAAGACTAACCCTGACTCTAGCCTACATCCATTAGTAGACTCTAAATCTCTTCTGGGACAGAGCAGATTGGAGCCTTCTGATTTAAGAGAGAGACTGGGTTTAATTCAAGAGGATGTTGCATCATCTTGTATACCAAGAGACAAATTTAGTCCTACACAAGATAGGCCTGAGTCTTCCACAGTACTGAAAGACACACCTGGAGTActattaaaagaaagaagtggAGTTGGGTCACCTCCAGGCACAAGAGATCAAAAAACTTTGTTACCTAATTCAAGTCAAGATGAAttaatggaagtagaaaaatctGAGCAACCTTTAAGCCAAGTTCTACCCAGTTTATCTCCAGAACATAAAGAAATGCCTGCAAGTAACTTTGAGTCATCTCCTGAAATAGAAGAAAGGCCTGCTGTATTGTCTGCTCTTGACCAAAGCCAGTCACAGCCTACAAAAGCAGCAGAAAATCCTGCAGTGGCTTCCTGTTGGGGTGGGCCACAAGTTTCTCCAGAGCATAAAGAACTATCTCATTCTCCCCCTAGGGAGAATAGCTTTGAGTCATCCTTAGAATTTAGAAACTCAGGCCCTGTTTCAGAAGTAAATACTGGATTTTCTCCTGAGGTTAAAGAAGAATTGAATGGACCATCCCTTAATCAAACAGAGGCAGATCCATCTCTGGACGTGAAAGAACAGTCGACAAGGTCTTCCAGGCGCAGCAGTTCTGAGTTATCcccagaagtagtggaaaaggTAGGAATGTTTTCAAGTCAGAGTGTTTCTTCGCCTGTACTTGAGACTGTACAACAAAGAACACCTTCAAGAGAAAGAAGTAGTTCTGTATCTTCTCCTGAACTGAAAGATGGTTTACCTAGAACTCCATCTAGAAGAAGCCGGTCTGGGTCTTCTCCAGGACTTAGAGATGGGTCTGGGACTCCGTCTCGGCATAGCCTATCTGGGTCCTCTCCTGGGATCAAAGATACACCTCAAACCCCATCCAGGGGACAAAGTGAATGTGACTCTTCTCCAGAACCTAAAGCGTTGCCTCAGACTCCTAGAGCCCGAAGTCATTCTCCATTATCCCCAGAACGCAACAACAAGAGTGTCACCcctcagagagaaagaagtgggTCAGAATCATCAGTAGAACAGAAAACTGTGGCTAGGATCTCTCCTGGACAAAGGAGTCGATCTGGGTCTTCCCAAGAGCTTGATGGAAAACCCAGTGCATCCCCACAGGAAAGAAGTGAGTCAGACTCTTCTCCAGATTCTAAACCCAAGACTCGAACTCCTCTGAGACAACGGAGTCATTCTGGATCATCTCCAGAGGTTGACAGCAAATCTCGACACTCTCCCAGGCTCAGTAGGTCTGGCTCTTCTCCTGAAATGAAAGATAAGCcaagagtgctacagagggctcAGAGTGGTACTGATTCTTCTCCTGAACACAAGATACCTGCCCCTCGGGCCCTGCCCAGGCGTAGTAGATCAGGTTCATCAAGCAAAGAGAGAGGTCCTTCCCCTGAAGGAAGCAGTAGTTCTGAGTCTTCTCCAGAACACGCCCCCAAATCCAGAACTGCTCGAAGAGGTTCCAGGTCCTCAATAGAGCCAAAGACAAAGTCTCGCACACCACCTCGACGCAGGAGTTCTCGATCATCTCCTGAGCTAACCAGGAAGGCTAGAGTTTCTCGTAGAAGCCGGTCTGCCTCCTCCTCACCAGAAACCCGTTCCAGAACTCCACCGAGACGCAGAAGAAGTCCTTCAGTATCTTCACCAGAGCCAACTGAAAAGTCAAGGTCTTCACGGAGGAGGCGCTCGGTTTCCTCTCCCCGTACCAAGACAACTTCAAGGAGAGGCCGATCTCCTTCACCCAAACCTCGTGGACTCCAAAGATCCCGGTCCCGCTCACGTAGAGAGAAAACCAGAACAACTCGACGGCGAGATAGATCTGGATCATCTCAGTCAACATCACGAAGAAGACAGAGGAGTCGGTCTAGGTCACGGGTTACTCGGAGACGGAGGGGTGGCTCTGGTTACCATTCAAGATCACCTACCAGGCAGGAGAGTTCTCGAACCTCCTCTAGACGCAGAAGAGGCCGCTCCCGGACACCCTTGACCAGTCGGAAGCGATCTCGATCACGCACATCACCAGCTCCTTGGAAGCGCTCTAGATCTCGAGCCTCACCAGCTACCCATCGGCGATCCAGGTCCAGAACACCACTGATAAGCCGACGTCGGTCCAGATCTCGGACCTCACCTGTGAGTAGGAGACGGTCAAGGTCAGTAAATAGGCGTAGATCTCGATCAAGAGCATCCCCAGTGAGTCGCAGGCGATCCAGGTCCAGAACACCACCAGTAACTCGACGTCGTTCAAGGTCCAGGACACCAACAACTCGCCGTCGCTCTCGTTCTAGGACTCCTCCAGTGACTCGCAGAAGGTCCAGGTCCAGGACTCCACCAGTAACCAGGAGGCGATCTAGGAGTAGAACTTCACCTGTTACTAGAAGAAGATCAAGATCTAGGACATCCCCAGTTACCCGGAGAAGATCGAGGTCTCGAACATCTCCAGTCACCCGTAGGCGGTCCCGTTCCCGAACCTCTCCAGTGACAAGACGCCGCTCCAGGTCTCGAACTCCTCCAGCGATTCGGAGACGCTCTAGGTCTAGGACACCATTGTTGCCACGGAAGCGCTCTCGAAGCCGCTCACCACTTGCTATCCGCCGCCGTTCTAGGTCTCGTACTCCTAGGGCAGCACGAGGCAAGCGGTCCTTAACAAGATCTCCTCCAGCCATCCGTAGGCGGTCTGCATCTGGAAGTAGTTCTGATCGCTCACGTTCTGCCACTCCTCCAGCAACAAGGAATCATTCTGGGTCCCGGACACCTCCTGTAGCACTCAGTAGCTCTAGAATGAGTTGCTTTAGTCGTCCTAGCATGTCACCAACTCCTCTTGACCGATGTAGATCACCTGGAATGCTTGAACCCCTTGGAAGTGCTAGAACACCTATGTCTGTGCTCCAGCAAGCAGGTGGCTCCATGATGGATGGTCCAGGTCCTCGGATTCCTGATCACCCAAGATCATCTGTTCCAGAAAACCATGCTCAGTCTAGAATTGCACTTGCCTTGACAGCCATCAGTCTTGGCACTGCCCGGCCACCTCCATCCATGTCTGCTGCTGGCCTTGCTGCAAGAATGTCCCAGGTTCCAGCTCCTGTACCTCTCATGAGCCTTAGAACAGCCCCAGCTGCCAACCTTGCCAGCAGGATTCCAGCAGCATCTGCAGCAGCTATGAACCTTGCTAGTGCCAGGACATCTGCTATGCCAGCATCTGTGAACCTTGCTGACTCAAGAACACCAGCTGCTGCAGCAGCCATGAACTTAGCCAGCCCTAGAACAGCAGTGGCTCCTTCAGCTGTGAACCTTGCAGATCCTCGAACCCCTGCAGCTTCAGCTGTGAACCTAGCAGGAGCAAGAACACCAGCTGCATTAGCAGCTTTGAGTCTCTCAGGCTCTGGGACACCTCCAACTGCTGCAAATTATCCCTCCAGTTCCAGAACACCCCAGGCTCCAACCCCTGCAAACCTGGTGGGTCCTCGATCTGCACATGGCACAGCTCCTGTGAATATTGCTGGCTCTAGAGCCCCTGCAGCCTTGGCTCCTACAAATCTCTCCGGTTCCAGGATGGCTCCAGCATTGTCTGGTGCaaatctcaccagccccagggtgCCCCTTTCTGCTTATGAGCGTGTCAGTGGCAGAACCTCACCTTTATTGCTTGATCGAGCTAGGTCCAGAACACCACCATCTGCCCCAAGCCAGTCTAGAATGACCTCTGAGCGTGAGCGGGCTCCTTCCCCTGCTTCAAGAATGGTCCAGGCTTCTTCGcagtctcttctccctcctgcacaGGATCGACCTCGGTCCCCTGTGCCATCTGCTTTTTCAGACCAATCTCGTTCAGTTGCCCAGACCACTCCTGTAGCAGGGTCTCAGTCCCTTTCATCCGGGACTGTAGCAAAGTCCACATCTTCTGCTAGTGACCACAATGGCATGCTTTCTGGCCCTGCCCCTGGGGTGTCCCATGCTGAAGGTGGggagccacctgcctctactgGGGCCCAGCAGCCTTCTGCATTGGCTGCTCTGCAACCAGCTAAGGAACGCCGgagctcttcctcctcttcatcatcatctagttcctcttcctcttcctcttcatcatcgtcatcctcttcttcctctggctcCAGTTCTAGTGACTCAGAGGGCTCCAGCCTTCCTGCTCAACCTGAGGTGGCACTGAAAAG ggttcccagccccaccccagtcCCAAAGGAGGCTGTTAGAGAGGGACGTCCTCAGGAACCAACCCCGGCCAAAAGGAAGAGGCGCTCTAGCAGCTCCAGttccagttcctcctcctcctcttcctcctcctcttcctcctcttcatcttcctcctcttcctcctcctcttcttcctcttcctcctcctcttcctcttcttcttcctcctccccctcccctgctaaGCCTGGCCCTCAGGCATTACCCAAACCTGCAAGCCCCAAGAAGCCACCCCCTGGCGAGAGGAG